The genome window ccatgctatacattacatccccaggacttatttattttataactggagccTTGTATCTTTGGACTTTCTTCACCAATTTTGCCCCCTCTCCACcccctacctctggcaaccacacatctgttctctgtatctatgagggttttttttttttttatgattccatatataagagagatcatatggtattatttacttttttccatctgacttatttcatttagcataataccctcacagtccatctatgttgtcataaatggcaagattgtattcttttttaaggttcaatgatttcatcattttttatggttcaataatattccatatacacatacacacacacacacttttttaaatccattcatttgCCTATGAACAGGTAGGTTTCTttcccatattttggctattgtgagtaatgctgcaatgaatatggacatgcagatatcttttcaagttagtgttttcgttttctttggataaacagaagtggaattgctgggtggtatggtatttctttttttaactttttgagaaacctccatactgttttccatagtggctgcaccaatttccattcccaccaacagtgcaagagggttgccttttctccacagcctcgccaacacttgttatttcttgtcttcttgataatagccattctaacaggtgtgaggtgatatctcattgtgctttggatttacatttccctgatgatgagcaatgctgagcatttttcatgAACCTATTTGTCATTCATTGTgacttttttggaaaatatattcagattctctatccatttttaattaaattgtttgttttgctattaagttatatgaattctttatatattttggctattaaccccttatcagatatataatttgcaaatattttctcccattcattatcttgcctttcattttgttaatggtttcctttgctgcacagaagctttttttttttttaagattttatttatttactcataagagactatatatatatagagggagaggcagagacacaggcaaagggaggagcagggtccatgcagggagcccgacgtgggactcaatccccagtatccaggatcacaccctgggctgaaggcagcactgagccatccgggctgccctgcgCAGAAGCGTTTTAGTTTGATATTGTCCCTGTTGTTCATGTGtgctttttttgtctttgcttctggtgtcaaatccaaaaaaatcatcaccaagaccaaGGTCAAAGAGTTTAATGCCAATGTATTCtactaggagttttatggtttcaggtcacacgttcaagtctttaatccattttaggttaatttttttagagatttatttatttatttgagagagagaggacacgcacatgcacacgcccacaagtgggaggagaggcagagggagagaatcttcaagcagactccccgctgagctgggagcctgacgtagggcttgatctcagaacccatAAGATCATGCATGACATGAGCAGAAAGTTTTCATGTATagagtaagaaagtggtccagtttcacttttgcatgtggttgtccagttttcccaacaccatctattgaagaggtTATGCTTTCCCCAGTATATATTCTTGGattttttgtcataaattaattgactgtttttgcatgggtttatttctgggctctctgttatagtccattgatctatgtgtctgtttttatgccaacaccatactgttttgattagtatagCTTTCTTATATAGTTAGAAATCAGGAGTATGAtgactccagctttgttcttcttttctaagattgctttggctattcgggatcttctGTGGTTCTgtacacaaaattatttttttctattgaattattttttctatttccaccaaaaatgctattggaatttttgtttgttctacTTCTACCAAAAATGTTATCAgaattttgacagagattgcattgaatctgtagatttctttgggtagtacagacattttaacaacattttttcttctgatccatcagcatggaatatatctctccatttctttgtgtcttcttcaatgtctttcatcaatGTATTATATTTCAGTGTACaagtttttcacctccttggttaaatttattcctaggtattttattctttttgagtgcaattataaataggattattttcttaacttctctttctctttatttgttaTTAGTGTAGCCAAcatcatcttcatcattttcTTGATCATTGAGTCCTCTGGTTCCTATGGGAATCTAATATTCAATCATCTCAACTCCCATTTACTGTGAAGCATCTACCAATCCCTGCTATTGAAGCTGGGCATGCctctgaagaaataaattttctttttcttttttttttttttaaattaagttctatgccccatgtggggcttgatctcatgaccctgagataaagagttgcaTGTGCTGTAtcgactgagacagccaggtgctccagatttcctatttttaaaaaagattttatttattatttaagagatagagagagaacgagtgagcatgaagggcaaagggagaggaagaaacaggctccccgccgagcagggaccccccccccaagtgaggcttgatcccaggacccctggatcatgacctcagccaaagcagatgcttacaTGGCTGAGTCAGGCAGGTGCCccacatttctgatttttaactCAAAGTAGAAGGACCTCTTACACAGCACGGATCATAGCCAAAATATTAAAGGGTAGAAATGTCCTCTAGGGTTACACCCAATTATACTAAGAAGCGAAGAAATTATGTGTGAAATGGTGATCTGCTGTGAGGGGGAGTTCAAAGTCCTCAAGGGTCCCATCCCTCTAAGTTTAATTTTACAAAAGTGGaggcttttaaaatatcatgCACTTAGTGCGATGAGGCTAAGGGGGAACAGGAGGATACAGGAACTCTGTACTtcctgctcaattttgctgtgaatctaaaactctaaaaaaataacacttattgatttttaagaattatgtacttcaggggcacctgagtggtgcagtcagttgagcggctgactcggtttcagctcaggttgtgatctcagggtgcgctcagcaccaagtctgcttgagattctctccttctccctatgcccctcccactcctgctctctctctgccaaataaataaataaatctttaaaaaggtaaaaataaaaatcacataccTCAAAATAAATTGCTAATGAGCACAGAAACCTATCAAAATCCAacgcaaacaaacaaaaaaacccagtttATTGTAACATACCACTGGCAATCCAAACCAAGTTCAAGTTTTCAAACATCTTATGAAATTGTATACTGCTCTCAAAtatccttccccttccccccagctAGAGCTTAATCGCCAATTTCTGGTGGGGAAAAGCAATCTGTGTTTGTACAGAGAAGACAGCAGGGAAGCATCAAACACAACACGTCCGTCCTCATAAAATAGACAGTTACTGCCTTGGTGTCTCCAAAGAAATCATATGCATGCTACTGTTTCTTAAGTCATATATATGCTAATACTTCATAGTCACTCTTAACGTTTCTAGAAAACCATACTGTTTAGCACAGGAAATTACTATTGCCGTTGTCATCTTGTTCATTGTGTGAGCCAACTACACAACCGTGAATTGATTCTCTAATGCTGAGCCTTCGGTATGCCAGCACACAGACTTCCGAAGGGAAACCCTCCACATTGCAGTAATTCACAAATGACAGTCGGCTTGCCTAAACTCATCCTTTACATTTAGGAAACTTTGTGGGTTCCTGTCTTCCCTGGGGgatttttattacttgtttatGCAAACAGAAGATTGCATAAGAGtcttgctggctttttttttttttttttttttcttaagggatTTCGTAGTTTCCTGGTAAGCACTCAGTCACCAGTTTCAACACCCTGACATGACATAAAGGCGGGAGCTGAACCTCCGGTTCGCCACTCAGACACACACCTCTTTCCTTGAGCACTCGCTAGGTGAGGCGCTCCCTAGGACCGGCTTGTTCCACTCATGAATCTGCACCAGCAGCAGAATCATTTTCTGGAAATAGACAAGAAGAACTGCTGTGTGTTCCGGGATGACTTCATCGCCAATGTGCTGCCACCGGTATTGGGGCTGGAGTTTGTGTTCGGGCTTCTGGGCAATGGCCTTGCCCTGTGGATTTTCTGCTTCCATCTCAAGTCCTGGAAATCCAGCCGGATCTTCTTGTTCAACTTGGCTGTGGCTGACTTTCTCCTGATCATCTGCCTGCCATTCTTGACGGACAACTATGTGAGGAAGTGGGACTGGAGGTTTGGGGACATCCCTTGCCGGCTAATGCTCTTCATGCTGGCCATGAACCGCCAGGGCAGCATCATCTTTCTCACGGTGGTGGCTGTGGACAGGTACTTCCGGGTGGTCCATCCTCACCATGTTCTGAACAAGATCTCGAATAGGACAGCGGCCCTCATTTCCTGCCTCTTGTGGGGTGTCACCATTGGCCTGACGGGTCACCTCCTATCCAAAAAAATGCTGATCAGGAATAGAGATGCAAATTTGTGCAGCAGCTTTAGCATCTGCCATACCTTCAGGTGGCATGATGCTATGTTCCTTCTGGAATTCATCCTGCCTTTGGGCATCATCCTATTCTGCTCGGCCAGAATCATCTGGAGCCTGCGCCAACGACAAATGGACAGACATGCCAAGATCAAGAGAGCCATCAACTTCATCATGGTGGTGGCCATCGTCTTCATCATCTGTTTCCTGCCCAGTGTGGCCGTGCGCATACGCATTTTCTGGCTCTTGCACACTACAGGTACGAAGAACTGTGACATCTATCGCTCGGTTGACCTGGCATTTTTCATCACCCTTAGCTTCACCTACATGAACAGCATGCTGGACCCTTTGGTATACTACTTCTCCAGCCCCTCTTTCCCCAACTTCTTCTCCACCCTGATCAACCGCTGCCTGAGGAAAAAGAGACCACAAGAGTTGGATAACAACCAGAGCACAAGCATGGAGCTCACAGGTGATCTGAATACTACCAGGAGTGTGCCGGACAATTTAGTGGCCAACTCCGGCGAGCCACGGAACCCATCTTACCTGACCCCAGCTTCTCGCTAAATAAccaagccaagaagagagcttGTCACCAAGAACCAAGGTCTCTGGATACACAGTTTGGCTGGGTGCACAGGATACCATCATTAAACTTGGCCTGTGGTTTCCTGGAACTTCCAGATTCAGAGAATCAGATTTGGAGAAGGGTAGTGGCAGAGTGGGCTGCCTGGTTGTGGAGCGTCACCAGAGGACTCTTGGGGGAACAGAGAGGAAAGCTTCTGAAACTTCTGCTCAATTTCTGACACTCATGGAACTGAAGATGACATAACTGTCCATACTTTTGCTGAGTAGAGTTGGAGCCACGGAGACGCCCATCAGCGCCTGTGATTCACTGGCCTCTTTCCCTCACCTGCCTGAAACAGGGATGGTTCTTGGCTCCTGGGGTGATACCTAGCCGGTTGGTGGGCTCTAGATGGAATAAGAAAAGCTAAGTGGCTGGAGGAGAGTTATTGCCCCGAGAGGGAGGCCAGGTGTCATTAAACAAACCAGTAGTTCTCCCACATTCCATGGGACCAATTAATCTTCCAGCCACACTTCAGTAGAAAAGCACTAGGCAGACAGACTCACAAGCTTGGGTTAATATCTGAGTTTCCAGTAGTCATAAGAGAGGGATTAGCCAGGGCAGGACTGAGCAAAAGAGTCCTActaagagaaaggaaaggtgTTTGTGCTGTGGCTAATCCATTCCTCTCCTGTTGACAATAATCGAAGGCTGAGCAGTTAGAGACCTCAGAGAAGATAACTCCTTCCCATCTCTTGTTTTTGTCATTAAAAGGGAAATGCTGCCCAGTGGTAAAGAGAGAGAAGGTTCCTTCACATTTGTTCGCTTGTTTCTGTCCTTATAAGAAATCTACCACTTCAATAAATTTTGATATGAGACACACAGTCTGGTGTTGCATGTGTCTGGGTGATGGTTCACAGAAAGGGACTTCTTATTTAAGCAGAGACCTTTATGGGCTGTTAACTGTGTCCTGATATATAAATACcaaatactgggatgcctgggtggctcagcggttgagcatctgccttcatcctaaggtgtgatcccagaagtCCCAGGAGCAAGTCCCAATccggctctctacatggagcctgtttctctctctgcctatgtctctgcctctctctatgtgtctctcatgaataaataaataaaatttatttaaaaaaaaagaaaagaaaaataccaaatacTGTCAAGTAGGGAAAGGAAGTAGACACTGAGCTCCATCAAGAGagtattaagtaaaaaaaaaaaaaaaaaaaaaaagagagtattaagtaaaaaagacaaatgtgTTAGGACAAGGATGAGTAAGGGGACTGAGAATAAGTAAAAATCATCTAATTTGGAAGGGTGGTATAGACAGGGTGACAAGAGCCCTGTATGTTTTATTTAGAGTTTAGTGAATATTGCTATTACTATTTGCATATTAAAAAGGAATCAGGACAGATTGGGTGTTtgcatgggagggagggagaagaaagaatttcCTGTGGAAAAGTTTCAGTTCCTAGTTCTGGGATGGAAAGGAGATGTACTGGTTTGAGTCTGTGATCAGTCCAAGTTTCTGTTACACTTTCATTCCCAGCCTGTCACTCCTTGATTCTTCAGCAAGATGAGGCTTGCTTTGACATCCTGACTCAGATACAGATAAGAAAGGCGGATACTCAGACTCCCAGCCATAGTCTAATGGCAGTAAATGAAAAACAGATGGAGATGTTCTTGTATTGAAGTGTTTTCAGAGCACTTTGCTTGTCCCGTTCTCCAGTTGATTCCTAGAAGTAGAAAGTTAAAGCAGAGATTACCTTCTCAAAGAGGAAAAGATGGCAGAGATGAGCTCAGAAGAAAGGAGTAGGTCCCCCAGCCTCAAATGCATGAGTCAGCAGGAAGCTTACTCAGCTGTGAAACTCTGATCTGTTCAGAACTAATTCACATTCGTTCATTTGCTCAGGAGTCctgtcagtatttatttatttatttatttatttatttagcaggctctacatccagtgtggggcttgaattcatgacgaccctgagatcaagagttctgTCCTCTACAAACTAAACCAACCAAGCACCCTTCCATCAGCGCCTTTGTGCTGTGGGCCAGATGCTGCTCTGGGTGGTTGGTAGAGATAGAAGAAGGAACACGGTACCCAAGACCCTCTTCTTATAGAACTCACATCCAAGGTGGGAAGGCAGACGGAAGAGAAGTAAACAATGAAGGGAAAAGGAACTAGGGATAGTTGGGAATATTCTCTAGAATTCTAGAGAATATTCCCAATGCAGACTTAAAACAGAGGGGTctgcgggcagcccaggtggctcagtggtttagtgctgatttagtgccgccttagtccacggcctgatcctggagacccgggatcgagtcccgagtcgagctccctgaatggagcctgcttctccctctgcctgtgtctctgcctctctctctctctctctctgtgtgtcctcatgaataaataaaatcttaaaacaaaaaaaaacaaaaaaaaacagaggggtCTGAGATGACTGGGAGGGTAGGTCTCTATGAAAAAGTGACTGAGCTGAGCCATAAATGATGAGACACAGGTAccatgcctgggtagctcagtggttgagtgcctttggctcaggtcatgatcctggggtcctgggatcaagtccctcattgggctccccatgggcagctttcttctccctctgcctgtgtctctgcctctgtttgtgtgtgtgtgtttctcatgaataaataaataaaatattaaaaaaaaatgatgagacaTAGCAGAAATCTGCAAAATCTGCAAAAATCCGGAGGAAGGGCATTTTAGTCAGTGGTGATGGtaagtgcaaaagccctgaggtaAGAATTAGTTTGGTGTGTGTGActgtatttgtttcctagagttgccATAATAAAGTATCAATTTGgcagtttaaaacaacaaaaatgggcaacccgggtggcccagcggtttagcgccgcctttagccctaggcgtgatcctggggacccggcattgagtcccccgtcgggctccctgcatggagcctgcttctcccgctgcctgtgtctctgcctctttctgtgtgtgtgtctctcatgaattaataaattaaattaaaaaaaaagatttagggggatccctgggtggcgcagcggtttagcgcctgcctttggcccagggcgcgatcctggagacccggaatcgaatcccacgtcgggctcccggtgcatggagcctgcttctgtctctgcctgtgtctctgcctctctctctctctctctctttgtgactatcataaataaataaaaataaaaaaaaaaagatttaattaaaaaataaattaaataaaacaacaaaaatttattcttttctagttctggaggctggaagtccaaactaaggtgtcagcagggttctTTCCTTCTGGGGGCaatgagggagaatctgttccatccATCCGTcactcctagcttctggtggctatTGGCAattcttggcattccttggcttgaaGATGCACTACCctaatctctgcctccattttcCATGACTGTCTTCTCTAAGTATCTCTGTGtcatctccttttctgtctctctcttaaaaaaaagaaaaaaaaattatttatttatttatttatttatttatttatttatttatttatttatgagagagaacaagaaggggaggggaagagaacaagagagagaaggagaagcagactcctcaccgagcaggaagccccacatggggctcgatcccaggaccttgggattatgacccACGCTGGCAGACGTTTCacagactgagcaacccagatgcccTCTTTTTTGTCTCTTACAAGGGAACTTACCACTGGATTTAGGGACCACCCAGTCGAagatgatctcatcttgagatccttaccttaattacatctgtaaagaccCTTGTCCCAAATAAGTTCATATTCTAAGATTCCAAGTGGACATACCTCTTGGGTCCCTATTCGACTTACTACAGCAGAGAAGAGTCCCATGTGGCCGGTCTGCTACATGGTGGCCTACTACATGCAGCCTGCTACATGGGATCTGCTACATGGTGAGGTAAAGAGTCCCTGTTGTGTGAAAACAATGAAAGACTTGAGAAAAAGATCACATTGTATTAAATGAAAAAGCGTTTCAAAACAGAAGATGGTCTCAATTCTCATAAAATATGTACAACTGTGTATATATGCGTGGAATAGCAGACTAAAAGAGAACAAATCAAAGCCTTAACTTGGACACTACCCAGGCAATTCTACCTGGGATTACAgatgcttttccctttcctttctggaCTTCTCCGTATTTTCCAATTGTCCATGATGAGCTGTATCACCACtgcaattatttctaaaaatgtgttgttttaacAATTAAATAACAGGgtcacctggccagctcagtcagtggagcaggtgactctggatcttggggtcatgagtttgagccccactctgggtctacgtagagattacttagaaataaaaatctttttaaaaaatcacattttgttaggtctataaaataagaacaccatcatcatcatccttggtcattaataatatttattaagaaaggaGTCTCCTGCTAAATACTTCTGTTTCCCTGTCCAGAGGAATACCAATGTTGATCTAAAATGGGAGCAagtaaggacacctgggtggctcagtcagttgagtgtctgccttgggctcaggtattgatcctagggtcctgggatcaagccgtgcgttgggctccctgttcagcaggagtctgtttcttcctttccatctgcacctccccctgctcatacttacacacactctctcttttaaacaaataaataaaatctttaaaaataaaataaaatgggagctAACAGGGGCACCCGACTGCCTCAGTTGGTAAAACATGtggctcttaatctcagggttatacgtccaagcctcacattgggcatagagtttacttaaaaataaataaaataaaataaaatgggagcaaGTAATGTTATTCTGGAAGAAACCAATGGTGTGCTCCATTCATTCCCAAACTGTGGTACAACATATGTGAGTGCATGTCCATATATTGGAAGgggcaattatttatttttaagatcttaatttttttttaagtaatctctacacccagtgtggggcctaAACTCACAatccctagatcaagagtcacatgctctgctgacggaaccatccaggcactcctggaAGGGGCAGTTATAATCATATATGCATTGATTTTTCCATTGTTTCCTCCTTATTTTGGAGGGTACCAGTTTGAGTTCTATGAgtttattatataaaaagtaGGGCCTCATTTTAACCCCAATCTCTTCCAAACCTGAAGAAATTACTCCTAAGTCTAGAACCATAAAATTGGGGCTTTAAACCCCATGTTTGTTTCTGATTTGATGAACTCTTTCACCTTTCCAAATTTATTAGTCTATCTGGCCCATGGTGCCTTGCCTGAAGAGAGGGATCTAACTCACACCTAGGATTCTCATCCTTAATACATCTTGTTTCATTTTCAACATCCTTGATTATGATCTGTCGCTCTGTTGGCTGTCCTGCTTACAACAAGCAGCTGTCT of Canis lupus baileyi chromosome 27, mCanLup2.hap1, whole genome shotgun sequence contains these proteins:
- the HCAR2 gene encoding hydroxycarboxylic acid receptor 2, with the translated sequence MNLHQQQNHFLEIDKKNCCVFRDDFIANVLPPVLGLEFVFGLLGNGLALWIFCFHLKSWKSSRIFLFNLAVADFLLIICLPFLTDNYVRKWDWRFGDIPCRLMLFMLAMNRQGSIIFLTVVAVDRYFRVVHPHHVLNKISNRTAALISCLLWGVTIGLTGHLLSKKMLIRNRDANLCSSFSICHTFRWHDAMFLLEFILPLGIILFCSARIIWSLRQRQMDRHAKIKRAINFIMVVAIVFIICFLPSVAVRIRIFWLLHTTGTKNCDIYRSVDLAFFITLSFTYMNSMLDPLVYYFSSPSFPNFFSTLINRCLRKKRPQELDNNQSTSMELTGDLNTTRSVPDNLVANSGEPRNPSYLTPASR